A stretch of Rhodoferax potami DNA encodes these proteins:
- a CDS encoding TetR/AcrR family transcriptional regulator → MVKKAPRRTAERILETTLELFNRFGEPNVSTTLISAELGISPGNLYYHYPAKDELINSLFDRYERALNELLNASDNVRDVEDAWFFMHTLFELIWQYRFLYRDLNDLLSKNRRLETHFQSVLKNKTRSIRAMLECMARTGSLQMDIREMEPTATSMVVVLTYWLSFEYVRDPRNALEPASAQAALLRGGQHVLNLLVPYLQVQQRNHLLQLSGAYQAP, encoded by the coding sequence ATGGTTAAAAAAGCGCCCCGACGCACCGCTGAGCGGATTCTGGAAACCACCCTGGAGCTGTTCAACCGCTTTGGTGAGCCCAACGTCTCGACCACCCTGATTTCTGCCGAGCTGGGCATCAGCCCTGGCAACCTGTACTACCACTATCCAGCCAAAGACGAGCTGATCAACTCGCTCTTTGACCGGTACGAGCGTGCGCTGAACGAACTGTTGAACGCCAGTGACAATGTCCGCGACGTGGAAGACGCATGGTTCTTCATGCACACGCTGTTCGAGCTGATTTGGCAGTACCGTTTCCTGTACCGCGATTTGAATGACTTGCTCAGCAAAAATCGCCGCCTTGAGACCCATTTTCAAAGCGTTTTGAAGAACAAGACCCGCTCCATCCGCGCGATGCTGGAGTGCATGGCGCGCACCGGATCCCTGCAAATGGACATCCGCGAAATGGAGCCCACAGCCACCAGCATGGTGGTGGTGCTGACGTATTGGTTGAGCTTTGAATATGTGCGTGACCCCCGCAACGCACTGGAGCCCGCAAGTGCCCAAGCGGCGCTCTTGCGTGGTGGCCAACATGTGCTCAACCTCCTGGTACCGTACCTGCAAGTCCAACAACGCAACCACTTGCTGCAACTCAGCGGTGCGTACCAGGCGCCTTGA
- a CDS encoding wax ester/triacylglycerol synthase family O-acyltransferase, with product MVTRVIAKKVASKARSTIAETVAPVAPVAKSVTRRARKAAGTVQKNVADAVVGTLGLQGERMSKVDTAWLRMDSSANLMMIVGVWVTKPGLPLADLKLRVEERLLKYPRFKQRVVEDAAGATWVEDADFQLDRHVVTETLAKKPRGREQEALQERLAALTMEPLDRDRPLWQFHLVENYKGGSALMVRIHHCIADGIALISVTQSLVDGGSPPPQRRSKAARAQGMDGAEEWLSDALLKPLTHLAVKALGAAGDGAVKSMSLLMEPQKGVESGMHSSVDMAKMAYQVVSDLAALALMPDDSPTRLKGQPGNAKRVAWCAPLPLEEVKAVGKALNCSINDVLLSCVAGAIGAYLREQGDAVGGKEIRAMVPVNLRPLEHAYKLGNQFGLAPLVLPIGLDNPVERVYEVRARMRGLKGSMQPLLAFGLLAVAGLLIKPAQDALLSLFSKKTTAVMTNVPGPREKLKICGSTIEENLFWVPQSGSVGLGVSILSYGGGVQFGVVTDATLCPDPQKIIDQFEPEFAKLSVLTLMLPWGE from the coding sequence ATGGTCACCCGAGTTATTGCCAAGAAGGTTGCAAGCAAGGCCCGCAGCACGATCGCTGAAACAGTAGCACCGGTCGCCCCGGTGGCCAAAAGTGTGACGCGCCGTGCCCGCAAAGCCGCCGGCACCGTGCAGAAAAATGTGGCGGATGCCGTTGTGGGTACTCTTGGCTTGCAGGGCGAACGCATGTCCAAGGTCGATACCGCATGGTTGCGCATGGACTCCAGTGCCAACTTGATGATGATTGTGGGCGTGTGGGTAACCAAGCCGGGCCTGCCCTTGGCGGACCTCAAGCTGCGCGTCGAAGAGCGCTTGCTCAAGTACCCTCGATTCAAGCAGCGGGTGGTGGAAGACGCGGCCGGCGCGACGTGGGTGGAGGACGCCGATTTTCAGCTCGATCGCCATGTGGTCACCGAAACCTTGGCGAAGAAACCCCGGGGACGTGAGCAGGAGGCTTTGCAAGAGCGTCTTGCCGCCTTGACGATGGAGCCCTTGGATCGTGACCGCCCCTTGTGGCAGTTTCATTTGGTCGAGAACTACAAGGGCGGCTCTGCCCTGATGGTGCGGATTCACCACTGCATTGCAGATGGCATTGCCCTGATCTCGGTGACCCAGTCTCTGGTGGATGGCGGTAGCCCGCCGCCCCAACGCCGCAGCAAGGCGGCACGTGCCCAAGGGATGGATGGCGCAGAAGAATGGCTGAGCGACGCGCTGCTCAAGCCCTTGACCCATCTGGCAGTCAAAGCACTAGGTGCCGCCGGGGATGGCGCGGTGAAGTCCATGTCTTTGTTGATGGAGCCGCAAAAGGGCGTGGAGTCGGGCATGCACAGCTCGGTCGACATGGCGAAGATGGCCTACCAGGTCGTGAGCGACTTGGCGGCATTGGCCCTGATGCCGGACGATTCGCCCACGCGCCTCAAGGGGCAGCCCGGCAATGCCAAGCGGGTGGCTTGGTGTGCGCCACTTCCACTGGAGGAGGTGAAAGCCGTAGGCAAGGCCTTGAATTGCTCCATCAATGATGTGTTGCTGAGCTGCGTGGCAGGCGCCATTGGTGCCTATTTGCGTGAGCAAGGTGATGCCGTGGGCGGCAAGGAAATCCGGGCGATGGTGCCGGTGAATTTGCGACCGCTGGAGCATGCCTACAAGCTGGGCAACCAGTTCGGGCTTGCGCCTTTGGTGCTGCCAATCGGCCTGGATAACCCGGTTGAGCGGGTGTACGAGGTGCGTGCCCGCATGCGCGGCCTCAAAGGCAGTATGCAGCCACTGTTGGCCTTCGGATTGTTGGCAGTGGCTGGTTTGTTGATCAAGCCGGCGCAGGATGCCTTGCTGAGCTTGTTCTCGAAAAAGACTACGGCCGTGATGACCAATGTGCCCGGCCCTCGGGAGAAACTCAAAATCTGCGGCTCTACGATCGAGGAAAACCTGTTCTGGGTGCCCCAGAGCGGGTCCGTCGGCTTGGGCGTTTCTATTTTGAGTTACGGGGGCGGTGTGCAGTTCGGCGTCGTGACGGATGCCACGCTGTGCCCGGATCCCCAAAAAATCATTGACCAGTTTGAGCCGGAGTTTGCCAAGCTGTCGGTATTGACCTTGATGCTGCCCTGGGGCGAGTGA
- a CDS encoding acyl-CoA-binding protein has product MADLKAAFEAAVANSKNLSERPDNGTLLKIYALYKQATAGDNTEKKPGFADMVGRAKWDAWNGFKGISNDDAMQQYIDLIESLS; this is encoded by the coding sequence ATGGCCGATTTGAAAGCCGCTTTTGAAGCCGCTGTTGCCAATTCCAAAAATTTGAGCGAGCGCCCAGACAACGGCACGCTCTTGAAAATCTACGCGCTTTACAAGCAAGCAACTGCCGGTGACAACACCGAAAAGAAACCCGGTTTCGCCGACATGGTGGGACGCGCCAAGTGGGATGCCTGGAATGGATTCAAAGGCATCAGCAACGATGACGCCATGCAACAGTACATCGATTTGATCGAGTCTTTGAGCTAA
- a CDS encoding polyhydroxyalkanoic acid system family protein — protein MADIHILREHSLGFEAARKIAFEWAEQAEQEFDMECTYVEGDGLDEVIFKRSGVSGMLQVSEAKFELSAKLGFLLGAFKEKIEGEIVKNLDQLLKPKAATKAATKAATKAVAKKSSASATFLIANPAYSAGATG, from the coding sequence GTGGCGGACATACACATACTGCGCGAACACAGCCTGGGCTTTGAGGCTGCCCGCAAGATTGCCTTTGAGTGGGCGGAACAGGCCGAACAGGAGTTCGACATGGAGTGCACCTATGTCGAGGGCGATGGCTTGGATGAAGTGATCTTCAAGCGCTCAGGGGTGAGCGGCATGCTGCAGGTGAGCGAAGCCAAGTTTGAACTCAGCGCCAAACTGGGCTTTTTGCTGGGTGCATTCAAAGAGAAGATTGAAGGCGAGATTGTCAAAAACCTCGATCAACTGCTTAAGCCCAAAGCTGCCACGAAAGCAGCGACCAAGGCAGCCACCAAAGCGGTGGCGAAAAAAAGTAGCGCAAGCGCTACTTTTTTAATAGCAAATCCCGCATATTCTGCGGGCGCTACTGGCTGA
- a CDS encoding DUF1840 domain-containing protein yields MLYKFKSKVASDVIMLEPNGRQILTLWGRTDEDSLRKGILLAADMPAAISAVEEAIAKEEAHRIQAALEAQEKGEEAATPEGVSLRQRATPLLDMARRCLAAGKDITWGV; encoded by the coding sequence ATGCTCTACAAATTCAAATCTAAAGTAGCCAGCGACGTCATCATGCTGGAACCCAATGGCCGGCAGATTCTGACCCTCTGGGGTCGCACAGACGAAGACAGCCTGCGCAAGGGGATTTTGCTCGCGGCGGACATGCCTGCGGCCATCAGCGCCGTCGAGGAGGCCATTGCCAAAGAAGAGGCACACCGCATTCAGGCGGCACTAGAAGCACAAGAAAAAGGGGAAGAAGCCGCAACACCAGAAGGGGTGAGTTTGCGTCAGCGAGCCACACCCTTGCTGGATATGGCCCGCCGCTGCCTGGCAGCAGGCAAAGACATTACTTGGGGCGTTTGA
- a CDS encoding tripartite tricarboxylate transporter substrate-binding protein: MKKLLVATAAMLSVSAFAQAYPAKPITIVVPFAAGGPTDRVARDLSESLRKQLGDVSIIIDNSAGAGSSIGTSKVAKAAPDGYTLLLNHIAMGTMPGLLRNMPFKVESDFEYLGMINDVPMTLIGKPDLPAKSYKELTTWIGQNVGKINLGNAGVGSASHLCGLLFQNAVKVDMTTVPYKGTAPAMTDLIGGQIDLMCDQTTNTTAQIEGKKVTAYAVTTSKPLTTAALKTLPTLQSQGLSNFEVTIWHGLYAPKGTPADIQTKLNSALKAALKDPEFIKKQEALGAVVVTDKRVEPAEHKKFVAAEIAKWTPIIKAAGVYAD; the protein is encoded by the coding sequence ATGAAAAAATTACTCGTTGCAACCGCAGCCATGCTGTCCGTATCTGCCTTCGCGCAGGCTTACCCCGCCAAGCCCATCACCATCGTGGTGCCGTTTGCTGCAGGTGGTCCTACCGATCGCGTGGCACGTGACCTGAGCGAATCGCTGCGCAAGCAGCTGGGTGACGTCAGCATCATCATCGACAACTCCGCAGGCGCCGGAAGCTCCATCGGCACCAGCAAAGTGGCCAAGGCGGCACCGGATGGCTATACCTTGTTGTTGAATCACATCGCGATGGGCACTATGCCCGGTTTGCTGCGCAATATGCCTTTCAAGGTCGAGTCTGACTTTGAGTACCTCGGCATGATCAATGACGTGCCCATGACCTTGATCGGCAAGCCCGACCTGCCAGCCAAGTCCTACAAAGAGTTGACAACCTGGATCGGCCAGAACGTCGGCAAAATCAACCTGGGCAACGCCGGTGTTGGCTCTGCCTCTCACCTGTGCGGCTTGCTGTTCCAGAACGCCGTCAAAGTGGACATGACCACCGTGCCTTACAAAGGTACTGCCCCGGCCATGACCGACCTGATTGGTGGCCAGATTGATCTGATGTGCGATCAGACCACCAACACCACCGCGCAAATTGAAGGCAAAAAAGTGACTGCTTATGCAGTGACTACCTCCAAGCCCCTCACGACAGCAGCCCTCAAGACACTGCCCACCTTGCAAAGCCAAGGCTTGAGCAACTTTGAAGTGACGATCTGGCACGGCCTGTATGCCCCCAAAGGCACACCTGCTGATATTCAGACCAAGCTGAACTCTGCACTGAAGGCCGCGTTGAAAGACCCTGAGTTCATCAAAAAGCAAGAAGCGCTGGGCGCAGTGGTAGTGACTGACAAGCGTGTCGAACCCGCTGAGCACAAAAAGTTTGTGGCTGCTGAAATCGCCAAGTGGACACCGATCATCAAGGCCGCAGGCGTCTACGCCGACTAA
- a CDS encoding phenylacetate--CoA ligase family protein, with protein sequence MTPAYDALETRSQAERHAAHMAALPRQVAHAQQHSPAFAALLQGVDAGTIVNREALARLPVTRKSELQALQQSARAQAGNVFGGFSTIGFGAAMRRVFASPGPIYEPEGTAPDYWRMARAIYAAGFRPGELIHNSFSYHFVPAGSMMETGAHALGCTVFPGGTGQTEQQVQAMAELQPAGYIGTPSFLKIILEKALEMSVALPSVTKAMFGGEAYPPSLRDWFTAHGVDGFQCYATADLGLIAYETRAREGLVLDEQVIVEIVRPGTGDPVPEGEVGELVVTSLNPDYPLIRFGTGDLSAVLSGPCPTGRTNTRIKGWMGRADQTTKVRGMFVHPKQIDEVVKRFPEVGKARLVVSGEMANDRMTLMLEVDGSHEGLAQRVADAVRDVTKLRGDVILVSPGSLANDGKVIEDARTYQ encoded by the coding sequence ATGACCCCTGCCTACGACGCCCTGGAAACCCGTTCGCAGGCCGAGCGCCATGCGGCCCACATGGCAGCCCTGCCCCGGCAAGTAGCCCACGCACAGCAGCACAGCCCCGCATTTGCGGCGCTGCTACAAGGGGTCGATGCCGGCACCATCGTCAACCGCGAGGCGCTGGCGCGCTTGCCGGTCACCCGCAAGTCAGAGCTGCAAGCGCTGCAGCAATCGGCGCGTGCGCAAGCGGGCAATGTGTTTGGCGGCTTCAGCACCATTGGATTTGGTGCCGCCATGCGCCGAGTGTTTGCGAGCCCGGGTCCGATTTATGAGCCCGAAGGCACCGCGCCTGACTACTGGCGCATGGCGCGCGCTATCTATGCAGCGGGCTTTCGCCCCGGTGAGTTGATTCACAACAGTTTCAGCTACCACTTTGTGCCTGCCGGCTCGATGATGGAAACCGGCGCCCATGCCTTGGGGTGCACCGTGTTTCCCGGTGGCACAGGTCAGACTGAGCAGCAGGTGCAGGCGATGGCCGAGCTGCAGCCCGCCGGCTATATCGGTACCCCCAGCTTTTTGAAAATCATTCTGGAAAAGGCCTTGGAGATGAGCGTGGCGCTCCCCAGCGTGACCAAAGCCATGTTTGGCGGCGAGGCCTATCCACCGTCGTTGCGCGACTGGTTCACGGCCCATGGCGTCGATGGCTTTCAGTGCTACGCCACTGCAGACCTCGGGCTGATTGCGTACGAGACCCGTGCCCGCGAAGGCTTGGTGCTGGATGAGCAGGTGATTGTCGAGATCGTCCGGCCCGGCACGGGCGATCCTGTGCCTGAGGGCGAAGTAGGGGAGTTGGTGGTGACCAGCTTGAACCCGGACTACCCCCTGATACGGTTTGGTACCGGCGATTTGTCAGCCGTGCTGAGTGGACCATGCCCGACGGGGCGCACCAACACCCGAATCAAGGGCTGGATGGGGCGTGCGGACCAGACCACCAAAGTGCGCGGCATGTTCGTGCACCCCAAACAGATCGACGAAGTGGTCAAGCGTTTCCCGGAGGTTGGCAAGGCGCGCCTGGTGGTCAGCGGTGAAATGGCCAATGACCGGATGACCTTGATGCTTGAAGTCGACGGCTCGCACGAGGGCTTGGCCCAGCGCGTGGCAGACGCGGTACGGGATGTCACCAAACTGCGGGGAGACGTCATCCTCGTGAGCCCGGGAAGCCTCGCCAACGATGGCAAAGTGATTGAAGACGCCCGTACGTATCAGTAA
- a CDS encoding ABC transporter ATP-binding protein produces the protein MEPKNIVLNVNGIEVIYNHVILVLKGVSLQVPEGGIVAILGGNGAGKTTTLRAVSNLLAGERGAVTKGSIELRGERIENLSPADLVQRGVVQVMEGRHCFAHLTIEENLLTGGYTRKSKAEVAANLEKVYNYFPRLKTRRTSQAAYTSGGEQQMCAIGRALMANPSMVLLDEPSMGLAPQIVEEVFEIVKDLNAKEKVTFLLAEQNTNMALKYADYGYIMESGRVVMDGAAADLRSNEDVKEFYLGVGGGERKSFKDVKSYKRRKRWLA, from the coding sequence ATGGAACCGAAAAACATCGTTCTCAACGTGAATGGCATTGAGGTCATTTACAACCACGTCATTCTGGTGCTCAAGGGGGTTTCCCTTCAGGTGCCCGAAGGCGGCATTGTGGCCATCCTCGGGGGGAATGGGGCGGGCAAAACCACGACGCTGCGGGCCGTCTCCAACCTGCTGGCCGGAGAGCGTGGCGCAGTCACCAAGGGCAGTATCGAGCTGCGCGGCGAGCGCATCGAAAACCTGAGCCCTGCCGACCTGGTGCAGCGCGGTGTGGTGCAGGTCATGGAGGGGCGGCACTGTTTTGCCCACCTGACGATCGAGGAAAACTTACTCACCGGTGGTTACACCCGCAAGAGCAAGGCCGAGGTGGCGGCCAACCTCGAGAAGGTTTACAACTACTTCCCCCGCCTCAAGACCCGCCGCACCAGCCAGGCGGCCTATACCTCGGGTGGTGAGCAACAGATGTGCGCCATTGGCCGCGCGCTGATGGCCAACCCCAGCATGGTGTTGCTGGATGAGCCTTCGATGGGCCTGGCGCCACAGATCGTGGAAGAGGTGTTTGAGATCGTGAAAGACCTCAACGCCAAAGAGAAGGTCACATTTTTGCTGGCCGAGCAAAACACCAACATGGCACTGAAGTACGCCGATTACGGCTACATCATGGAAAGCGGCCGTGTGGTGATGGACGGCGCGGCCGCTGACCTGCGCAGCAATGAAGACGTCAAGGAGTTCTACCTCGGGGTGGGCGGCGGCGAGCGCAAGAGCTTCAAAGACGTCAAGAGCTACAAACGCCGCAAGCGTTGGCTGGCCTGA
- a CDS encoding ABC transporter substrate-binding protein: MKLRQLAIAASVAAAGVSALVGTSSAFAQAKEQFFPVLVYRTGAYAPNGVPFANGYVDYLKLVNARGGLNGVKLSFEECETGYATDRGVECYERLKGKGATVFQPLSTGITFALTEKAPADKIPLITAGYGRSESADGGVFKWNFPLAGTYWVAADVLIQHIAKKEGGYDKLKGKKIALVYHDSPFGKEPIPLLQERAAAHGFTLSLLPVTHPGVEQKATWLQIRQNRPDYVLNWGWGVMNSTALKEAQATGYPREKMYGVWWAGAEPDVKDVGEGAKGYNAVMMQHGAETGAPVIKEVLDKLHGKGQGTGPKEEVGQVLYMRGMMSAMLAVEGVRAAQDRFGKGKVMTGEQARWGYENLNLTQPKLDALGFKGVMRPISTSCQDHMGAAWARVHTWNGKSFDWTSDWMQADDQIIKPMVKAAADKYAAEKKLTRRAGSDCQS; this comes from the coding sequence ATGAAGCTTCGTCAACTCGCAATCGCCGCCAGTGTGGCTGCCGCCGGGGTGTCCGCTCTGGTGGGTACCTCGTCAGCTTTCGCCCAGGCCAAGGAACAATTTTTTCCTGTGCTGGTGTATCGCACGGGTGCCTATGCGCCGAATGGCGTTCCCTTTGCCAATGGTTATGTGGATTACCTCAAGCTGGTCAACGCGCGCGGTGGCCTCAATGGGGTCAAGCTTTCGTTTGAAGAGTGTGAGACCGGCTATGCCACCGACCGGGGTGTCGAGTGCTACGAGCGTTTGAAAGGCAAGGGCGCCACGGTGTTCCAGCCACTGTCGACCGGCATCACGTTTGCGCTGACCGAGAAGGCTCCCGCGGACAAGATCCCATTGATTACTGCTGGCTACGGTCGCAGTGAATCGGCTGATGGCGGCGTGTTCAAGTGGAACTTTCCTTTGGCCGGCACCTACTGGGTGGCTGCTGACGTGTTGATTCAGCACATCGCCAAAAAAGAAGGGGGCTATGACAAGCTCAAAGGCAAGAAGATTGCCTTGGTTTATCACGACAGCCCATTCGGCAAAGAGCCGATCCCCTTGCTGCAAGAGCGCGCAGCGGCACACGGCTTTACGCTGAGTTTGTTGCCAGTGACCCATCCCGGTGTTGAGCAAAAGGCGACCTGGTTGCAAATCCGTCAAAACCGTCCTGATTACGTGCTGAACTGGGGCTGGGGCGTCATGAACTCCACCGCCCTCAAGGAAGCGCAAGCCACAGGTTACCCACGCGAAAAGATGTATGGCGTCTGGTGGGCCGGCGCAGAGCCTGACGTGAAAGACGTCGGTGAAGGTGCCAAGGGCTACAACGCCGTGATGATGCAGCACGGTGCCGAAACCGGCGCGCCTGTCATTAAAGAGGTCTTGGACAAGCTCCATGGCAAGGGTCAGGGTACCGGACCGAAGGAAGAGGTCGGCCAAGTGCTCTACATGCGCGGAATGATGAGCGCCATGCTGGCTGTGGAAGGCGTGCGCGCTGCCCAGGACCGTTTCGGCAAGGGCAAGGTCATGACCGGAGAGCAAGCACGCTGGGGTTATGAGAACCTGAACCTGACGCAACCCAAATTGGATGCTTTGGGCTTCAAGGGCGTGATGCGCCCGATTTCTACCAGCTGCCAAGACCACATGGGCGCGGCATGGGCGCGTGTTCACACCTGGAACGGCAAGTCTTTCGACTGGACCTCCGATTGGATGCAAGCCGACGACCAGATCATCAAGCCGATGGTGAAGGCCGCAGCGGACAAGTACGCCGCTGAGAAAAAGCTCACACGCCGCGCGGGTAGCGACTGTCAGTCTTGA
- a CDS encoding branched-chain amino acid ABC transporter permease — protein sequence MFYRENGQFKTSYRADQQIFPIVQDRWGLLVLLAIAVFVVPMLVDEYMFRAILIPFLILSLAALGVNVLVGYCGQISLGSGAFMAVGAYMAYNTYVRIEGVPLIVALLSGGFFATLVGMFFGIPSLRVKGLYLAVATLAAQFFCDWAFLRIGWFTNNNASGSVSVSNLSMLGWTIDSPVDKYLLCLAFVVLFALMTKNLVRSAIGREWMAIRDMDVAAAVIGIRPVYAKLSAFAVSSFIVGVAGALWGFIHLGSWEPAAFSIDRSFQLLFMVIIGGMGSIMGSFFGAAFIVILPIFLNQFLPAVGDLFGVSISTALVSHTEYMVFGALIVWFLIVEPHGLAKLWSIGKQKMRLWPFPH from the coding sequence ATGTTTTACAGAGAGAACGGTCAGTTCAAAACCAGCTACCGCGCTGACCAGCAGATTTTTCCCATCGTGCAAGACCGTTGGGGCCTCTTGGTGCTGTTGGCCATCGCTGTGTTTGTGGTTCCGATGCTGGTCGACGAGTACATGTTTCGTGCGATCTTGATTCCCTTCTTGATCCTGTCCCTGGCCGCTTTGGGTGTGAATGTGCTGGTGGGATATTGCGGGCAGATCTCCCTGGGCTCCGGTGCATTTATGGCGGTGGGTGCCTACATGGCCTACAACACCTATGTCCGTATCGAGGGCGTTCCCTTGATCGTGGCCCTGCTCAGTGGCGGCTTTTTTGCAACCCTGGTCGGCATGTTTTTCGGGATTCCGAGCTTGCGGGTTAAAGGCCTCTATTTGGCAGTAGCGACTTTGGCGGCGCAGTTTTTCTGCGATTGGGCCTTCTTGCGGATTGGCTGGTTTACCAACAACAATGCATCGGGCTCGGTGTCGGTATCCAACCTGTCCATGCTGGGCTGGACGATTGACTCACCCGTCGACAAATACTTGCTGTGCCTGGCCTTCGTGGTGTTGTTCGCCTTGATGACCAAGAACCTGGTGCGCTCTGCGATCGGTCGTGAATGGATGGCCATTCGCGATATGGACGTGGCAGCTGCGGTGATTGGTATTCGCCCGGTGTACGCCAAGCTCAGCGCTTTTGCCGTGAGTTCTTTCATCGTGGGTGTGGCCGGCGCGTTGTGGGGCTTTATCCACTTGGGCTCGTGGGAGCCTGCGGCCTTCTCGATTGATCGCTCGTTTCAGTTGTTGTTCATGGTGATCATCGGCGGCATGGGGTCCATCATGGGGAGCTTCTTCGGGGCCGCATTCATTGTGATCTTGCCCATCTTTTTGAACCAGTTCCTGCCAGCGGTGGGCGACCTGTTCGGCGTCAGCATTTCGACCGCGCTGGTCTCACACACCGAGTACATGGTGTTCGGTGCCTTGATCGTCTGGTTCCTGATTGTGGAGCCGCACGGGCTGGCCAAGCTCTGGTCTATCGGCAAGCAAAAAATGCGTCTTTGGCCTTTCCCGCATTGA
- a CDS encoding branched-chain amino acid ABC transporter permease, translating into MGFFLETLFGGLMAGMLYALVALGFVLIFKASGVFNFAQGAMVLFAALAMARFSVWIPQWLGLESKFLGNLLAFFVSAILMFVLAWLIERLVLRHLVNQEGVTLLMATLGITYFIDGAGQTIFGSDIYKIDVGMPKDPIFLFESVFEGGVLVNQEDVIAAVVAAVLVAALSLFFQKTSTGRALRAVADDHQAAQSIGIPLNRIWVIVWCVAGITALVAGIIWGSKLGVQFSLTTVALRALPVIILGGLTSVPGAIIGGLIIGVGEKLSEVYLGPMVGGGIEIWFAYVLALVFLLFRPQGLFGEKIIDRV; encoded by the coding sequence ATGGGTTTTTTTCTAGAAACACTGTTTGGCGGCCTCATGGCCGGCATGTTGTATGCCCTGGTGGCGCTGGGCTTTGTGTTGATTTTCAAAGCCTCTGGCGTATTCAACTTCGCACAAGGTGCCATGGTGCTGTTCGCAGCACTGGCGATGGCACGTTTCTCCGTGTGGATCCCCCAGTGGCTGGGGCTGGAGAGCAAGTTCTTGGGTAATTTGCTGGCCTTCTTTGTGTCGGCGATTTTGATGTTCGTCTTGGCGTGGCTTATCGAGCGCCTGGTCTTGCGCCACCTGGTGAACCAGGAGGGGGTGACCTTGCTGATGGCGACCTTGGGTATTACCTACTTCATCGACGGAGCGGGTCAGACCATCTTCGGCAGCGATATTTACAAAATCGATGTGGGCATGCCCAAAGACCCGATCTTCCTGTTTGAGTCGGTATTTGAAGGCGGCGTGCTGGTCAATCAGGAGGACGTGATTGCCGCTGTAGTGGCCGCTGTGCTCGTTGCAGCACTGTCGCTCTTCTTCCAGAAAACCAGCACCGGCCGTGCGCTGCGCGCTGTGGCAGATGACCACCAGGCTGCACAGAGTATCGGCATACCGCTGAACCGCATCTGGGTGATTGTGTGGTGCGTCGCAGGCATTACCGCCTTGGTGGCAGGGATCATTTGGGGTTCCAAGCTCGGGGTTCAGTTTTCGCTGACGACCGTCGCTTTGCGGGCCCTGCCGGTGATTATTTTGGGTGGGCTCACTTCAGTGCCCGGCGCGATTATTGGCGGCTTGATCATCGGCGTCGGTGAGAAGCTGTCCGAGGTATACCTCGGCCCGATGGTGGGCGGCGGTATCGAAATCTGGTTTGCCTATGTGCTGGCGCTGGTATTCCTGCTGTTCCGGCCACAAGGCTTGTTCGGCGAAAAAATCATTGACCGCGTCTAA
- a CDS encoding ABC transporter ATP-binding protein — protein sequence MSEKKIGDVILDVKNISLRFGGVKALTDISFDVREHEIRAIIGPNGAGKSSMLNCINGVYAPQEGAITFRGQQFKHMDSHQVATMGIGRTFQNLALFKGMSVLDNIMSGRNLKIKSNILMQALRIGPAEREEIQHREAVERIIDFLEIQAYRKTPVGQLPYGLQKRVDLGRALAMEPQVLLLDEPMAGMNVEEKQDMCRFVLDVNDEFGTTVVLIEHDMGVVMDISDRVVVLDYGKKIGDGTPDEVRNNADVISAYLGTSH from the coding sequence ATGAGCGAAAAGAAAATCGGCGACGTCATCCTCGACGTCAAAAATATCTCCCTGCGTTTCGGGGGCGTGAAGGCGCTGACCGACATCAGCTTTGATGTGCGCGAACACGAGATCCGCGCCATCATCGGCCCCAACGGCGCGGGCAAGAGTTCGATGCTGAACTGCATCAATGGCGTGTATGCCCCCCAGGAAGGCGCCATTACCTTCCGCGGTCAGCAGTTCAAACACATGGACAGCCACCAAGTGGCCACCATGGGCATTGGCCGCACCTTCCAGAACCTGGCCTTGTTCAAGGGCATGAGCGTGCTGGACAACATCATGTCCGGGCGCAACCTCAAGATCAAAAGCAACATCCTGATGCAGGCCCTGCGCATCGGCCCGGCCGAGCGCGAGGAAATCCAACACCGCGAGGCAGTGGAGCGCATCATCGATTTTCTGGAGATCCAGGCCTACCGCAAAACCCCGGTGGGCCAACTGCCCTACGGCCTGCAAAAGCGGGTCGACTTAGGTCGCGCGCTGGCGATGGAGCCGCAGGTGCTGTTACTCGACGAGCCCATGGCCGGCATGAACGTGGAAGAGAAGCAGGACATGTGCCGCTTCGTGCTGGATGTGAATGACGAGTTCGGCACCACGGTGGTGTTGATTGAGCATGACATGGGCGTGGTGATGGACATCAGCGACCGTGTGGTCGTGCTCGACTACGGCAAAAAAATCGGCGATGGCACCCCCGACGAAGTGCGTAACAACGCCGATGTGATCAGTGCCTACCTCGGCACCAGCCACTGA